One Streptomyces sp. CG4 genomic window, ATCCGACTCTGGACTGTGCGTTGGAGTTGCTGCGCAGGCGCGGCGCTCCGGTACGGGCCGTCCACTGGATCGGCGGGCCCCGGTTGGGGCTCAGGCAGGTCTACCTCTCGCATCTGGAGCGGTGCGGCATGGTTGCCGCCGTGCCGGGACAGATGTGCGGGGTGCTGCCGACGACGCGCTATCAGGCGACGGACACCGCCATCAGCCGGGAAATCCGTTCCCGGCTGGATTCCGCGATCCGCACCGGCGTACCGCCGGACCCGCGGACCGCGGCGCTCGCCGCCCTGGCGCACGCCGTCGGACTCGGCAAGCACCTGTATCCGGGGAACGAGGGGCGCTCGTCCCGTTCCCGGCTGCGGGATCTCATCCGGCACGACCCCATGGGCGGTCTTGTCGCGCATGCCGTGATGGACGTGCAGAACGGCGCGGTCGCGCAGCCACGCCGGGGTCCGGCCGCCACCGGCCGGCAGGGCGCGGCTGCCGCCGCCCGGTCCGCCGCGGAACCCGCACGCGGGGTTCCGATGCAGCCGCACCGCGGATCCATGGCGCGCGCCGTAGCCCACTGAGCCGTAGGGCAGGTCCGGCGGGCCCCCGTGGGGCCGGTCCGGCAGGCCCTCACCCCGGTCCCTACAGACCCGGTTCGGGAGCCGCTGGTCAGAGCGGGGCGGTGAGACCCCTGTGGTCTCACCGCCCCGCTCGACTGCGTCCAAGGCACTCCACGGCACTCCATGGCACCCCATCGGGTGGCGTCCCGTGGCGAACTGACGCGTACGCGCCGCATATCCGCCGTTTCCCAGCGGTAGAAAGCACCTTGGTGGCAGTCTGCTCAACAGCAGATACGGAAAGTGTTAAGCAACAGGCAGGCAGCCGGAGGTGCACGTCCCGTGGCGTCCAATGTCAATCCCACTGTCAGGCGGCGCCGGCTGGGCCAGGAGCTGCGCAGGCTCCGCGAGCTCAAGGGCATGACGGCCGAGGAAGTGGCGGAACGACTGCTGGTGTCGCAGTCGAAGATCAGCCGGCTGGAGAACGGCCGCAGAAGTATCAGTCAGCGCGACGTGCGTGATCTGTGCGGCGTGTACGAGGTCGAGGACCAGCGGATCGTCGACTCGTTGATGGAGATGGCCCGCGATTCGAGACAGCAGGGGTGGTGGCACACCTTCGGGGACATCCCGTACAGCGTGTACATCGGGCTGGAGACCGACGCCGAGTCGCTGCGGGTGTACGAACCCCAGCTGGTGACGGGTCTGTTGCAGACCCACGCCTACGCGGAGGCCCTGGTGCAGGGCGCGTTGCCGGAGACGTCGACGAACGAGATCGAGAAGCGTGTGCAGGTGCGCATGCGCCGACAGGAACGTATCACCGCCGAGAACAACCCGCTCCGGCTGTGGGTGGTGCTCGACGAGGCGGCGCTGCGCCGGGTCGTCGGCAGCAAGCTGGTGATGCGCGAACAGCTGGACCATCTCATCGAGATGTCCCAGCTGCCGCATGTCACCGTGCAGGTGCTGCCGTTCGAGGTGGGCGCGCATCCGGGGCTCAACGGCCAGTACGCGATCCTGGAGTTCACCGACGCGGCCGACTCCAGCGTGGTGTACCTGGAGGGCGTCACCAGCGATCTGTACCTGGAGAAGGCCCAGGACGTACAGAAGTACGCCGTGATGTACGAGCATCTGCGGGCACAGTCCCTCAACGTGGAGCAATCCCGGCAATTCATTGCGAAGGTGGCCAAGGACTACGCGGAATGAGCCGTTGTCACGGAGGGCGCCGGATCTTACACCGTCGGTCCGCCTTTGCGGAAGGCCCACCTGGAATATGCCATCCGGTTGAGTGAACGACTACTCCAGCAGAGGCAGTTGCCAGGTAGCGTCGATCACGCCAATCAGCCGACAAGGTTGGCGTGAACCGCACTACCGCAACTCGCAACAGGAGTGGACATGGCACTGATTCAGGGCGCTTCGGAGACGTGGATGAAGTCCTCCTATTCCGCGGGCAACGGCGCCTGCGTCGAGGTCAAGTCGCCCACCGCCGCCGAACTCGCCGTCCGCGACTCCAAGGTCACCGAGGGCCCGGTCCTGGCCTTCCCCGCCGACGCGTGGAACGCCTTCGTCACCTCGGTCAAGGCCTAGGGGGTCCTCCCTGACCTTCGTCCGTAAAGAACCCCCGACGAACACAACTTCACAAGCACCACCAGAAGAGCCCTCTCGACCAGTCGCCGTCCTTGCCGAGGGGGCTCGGCCGTGCGTGGGGCCGTGCGTGGGTCCGTGCGTGGGTCAACGCACCGGGAACGCCACGTCGCACACCGCGTCCTGCGGGCCCGCCGCGTCCCAGTCCGCGAAGTAGATCTCGCGGCAGGGGCCGGCCATCTCCAGGCCCTCGCCCGCCATCCACTGCTCCACCGCCTCGAAGGCGGCCAGGATCTGCGGGTGTGCCACCTGGGCCTTGGTGATCCGGGTGTACGCCAGCCGGGCCGCCGGCTCCACCCGTACCGCCGTCTCCCACGCCCGCCCGCGCCCGGCGGCCCACGCCCGGGCGGCCGCCTCGTCGGCCACCGGCACACAGGACTCGGCCGGGCCGTCGCTCTCCATCGACACCTCGGAGTGGTATACGACGAACGGTGCGCCCGTGACGCCCCCGCACTCCCGCGCGGCGGCCGTCAGCCGGTCCAGCGACGCACCGATCCACGTCGGCAGCTCGTCGGCCAGCGTGTGCCGCGACTCGGTGATCACCACCTGCGCCGGTACGTCCACGGTCTCGATCACGAACTTCTCGTACATCTCGGAGCTCCTCCCCGACAGTCGTCCACGGAGGTACTCGGCGAGCGTCCGCTGCCCGGCCACCCGGCTCTCCACGTCCGCCCAGTAGGCGGCGAGCCGGTCGGCGGCCTCGGGACCCTGGGCCCCGAGCACCTCGCCGATCCGGGCCAGCGGCATGTCCAGCTGCCGCAGCAGGGCCACGAGCCGGGCGCGCTCGACCTGGTCGGCGCGGTAGTAGCGGTAGCCGCTGGTGTCGTCGACATGTGCCGGCGCAAGCAGGCCGAGCCGGTCGTACAGGCGCAGCGCCTTGGCCGACAGCCGGGCCCGCGCGGCGAACGCGCCGATGGTGAGCAGGTCGTCGTCCACGATGCCATCCTCCGTCACCGGGCGGATCCTTATCCCCGCCCGGTGACGGAGAGGCTCGGCCCTGCCCCAGGGGCAAGGTCAAGCGATGGTCAGGCCAGCTGCCCCTCGATGGCCGCCACGACCTCGGCGGACTCCGGCTCGGTCTGCGGCGAGAACCGGGCGACGACCGTGCCGTCCCGCCCGATCAGGAACTTCTCGAAGTTCCAGCGGATGTCGCCGCTGTGCCCCTCGCCGTCGGCGAACCCGACGAGACGCTCGTACAGCGGGTGCCGCCCCGCCCCGTTCACCTCGACCTTCTCGGTGAGCGGGAAGGTCACGCCGTACGTCGCCGAGCAGAACTCCGCGATCTCCTCGGCGGAGCCGGGCTCCTGCCCGAGGAACTGGTTGCAGGGCACACCGAGCACGGTGAAGCCCTGCGCGGCGTACCGCTCCTGGAGCTTCTCCAGGCCGGTGTACTGCGGGGTCAGGCCGCACTTGGAGGCCACGTTCACGATCAGCACGGCCTTGCCCGCGTACTGGGGGAGGTCGGCGGAGCCGCCGGTGAGGGCGTCGATTTCTACATTCAGCACGTTGGTCATGCCTGGATGCTATGCGCCCACAGGGGTGCCGGGACGGCCGGTCCGGCGGCTCCCGGCGCCGGCTACGGCCCCTCGACGTGTCCCTGCTGCGGCCAGGCCTGGGGCTGCGGCTGGGGCTGCGGCCAGGCTTGGGGTTGCGGCAGTGGCTGGGGCTGTGGCTGGGGCTGCTGGGCCGGGGCGGGAGCCCCGGGAGCCGGAGTTCCTTGAGCCGGAGCCGCCTGAGTCGGAGCCTCGTGCACCCCGCTCTGCGCCTGCGCCGCCTTGTTGACGTCGGCGTCGATCTTCTGCGCGGCCCGGTCGAAGTAGCGCAGCAGCTCGACGGGGAACGGCATCACGAGGGTCGAGTTCTTCTCGGCGGCCACCTCGACGACGGTCTGCAGCAGCCGCAGCTGCATGGCCTCCGGGGTGTCGGACATGATCCGGGACGCGTTGGCGAGCTGCTGCGCGGCCTGGAACTCGCCGTCGGCGGTGATGACCCGGGCCCGCCGCTCCCGCTCGGCCTCGGCCTGCCGGGACATGGAGCGCTTCAGCGACTCGGGCAGCTGGACGTCCTTGATCTCGACCCGGTCGATGTGGATGCCCCACTCTGCGGCCGGACTGTCGATCATCAGCGCCAGCCCCTCGTGCAGCCGCTCCCGATCGGTCAGCAGGTCGTCCAGGTCGCTCTTGCCAATGATGGACCGCAGGGAGGACTGGGCGACCTGCCCGACGGCGAAGACGTAGTCCTGCACCTCGATGGCCGCGCGCACCGGGTCGGTCACACGGAAGTAGACGACCGCGTCGACCTTCACCGACACGTTGTCCTTGGTGATGCCCTCCTGCGTGGGTACGGGCATGGTCACGACCTGCACGTTCACCTTGCGCATACGGTCGGCGAAGGGGATCAGGAAGGTGATGCCGGGCTGCCGGTGGTGCGGCAGGGCCCTGCCCCACCGGAACACGACCCCACGCTCCACCTGGTTGACCACGCGCATACCGCTCTTCAGCACGAGCAGCGCAAACAGCGCCACCACGACGACCGCCACCACGGTGCCCTCCATGGCACTCCCTTCCTCGCAACCGGCACGGACATCGGCAAGGACACCACCGACGGCCGAAAGGATGCGGCCCCGACGTCATGACTCCGTCAAGATTCCCCGACCACCGGTCCGGCCATCAGTGACCGGCGCGCGATTACACCTCGATGTGCGAGCCCATGATGACGGTGCGGTCGCGGGGCAGGCCGAAGTACTCGGCGGCGTCGGCCGTGATGTAGGAGGTGGCGATGAACAGCCGCTTGCGCCAGGGCGCCATCGTCGGCGCCTTTCCGCGCCGGAGCTCGATCTTCGACAGGAAGTAGGACGCCTGGTCGAGGTCCAACGGCCCCTCGGTCTGAGCCGGGGTGAGCATGGCCAGGGTGCTGGGCACGTCCGGTGTCTCCATGTAACCGAACCGGGCGGTGACATGGATGATCCCGTCGTCGGTGTAGCCGAGGTCGTCGACGGTGATCCGCCGGCCGGCCGGGACGCGGGGCACGGGCTCGGTCTTCAGGGAGAGGATCACGACCTGGTCGTGGCGTACGTGGTTGTGCTCGACGTTGGCCCGCATGGCCAGGGGCGCGGTCTGCTTGCCCCGGTTGAGGAAGACGGCCGTGCCGGGGATCCGGAGCGTCGACACCTTCCCTGAGCGGAGGTCTTCGATGAACTCGGGCAGTGGACCTTCGAGCCGTGCTCGTTCCGCGGTGACGAGCTCGCGGCCGCGCTGCCAGGTGGTCATGACGGTGAACGCGGTGACGCCGATCAGCAGCGGCAGCCACGCGCCGTGGACGAGCTTGGTCATGTTGGCCGCCACGAACAGCAAGTCCACGAAGAGCAGGACCGCCGCGCCGATGGCGACCAGCCACCGGGGCGTGCCCCATTTCGCGCGGGCGACGTAAAGGAACAGCAGGGTGGTGATGGTGATGGTGCCGGTGACCGCCATGCCGAACGCGAAGGCCAGGGCCGCGGAGCTGCGGAAGGCGAAGACGAGGGTGAGGACCGAGACCATCAGCAGCCAGTTGATCCAGGGGACGTAGATCTGGCCGATGGTGGATTCGGAGGTGTGCGCGATCCGTAGCCTCGGCAGGTAGCCGAGCTGGGCGGCCTGGGAGGTCACCGAGTACGCGCCGGTGATCACGGCCTGGGAGGCGATCACTGTGGCCGCCGTGGCCAGCACGACCATCGGCAGCCGTCCCCAGTCCGGTGCGAGCAGGAAGAAGGGGCTGCTGATGTTGTGCGGGTCGGCGAGGATCAGGGCGCCCTGGCCGAGGTAGCTCAGGATGCAGGCGGGGAAGACGAGGAACATCCAGGCGCGGGTGATCGCCCGGCGGCCGAAGTGCCCCATGTCGGCGTACAACGCCTCGGCGCCGGTGACCGCCAGCACGACCGCGGCCAGCGCGAAGAAGGCGGTACCGAAATGGCCGAACAGAAAGCCCAGTGCGTAGGTCGGCGACAGCGCCCTGAGGATGGCCGGATGGTCGGCGATCCCGGCGACACCGCAGGCGCCGATGGCCACGAACCAGGCGATCATGACCGGTCCGAACACCCGGCCCACCGCGGCGGTTCCGCGGCGTTGCACCAGGAACAGCAGGACGATGATCACCGCGGTGATGGGCACGACCGCACTGTCCAACGACGGCTGGACGACCTTGAGTCCCTCGACTGCGGACAGCACCGAGATCGCCGGGGTGATCATGCTGTCGCCGAAGAACAGCGACGCACCGAAGATGCCCAGCGCGGTCAGCACGGCAGCGGTCCGTCCGGCCCGGCGCGAACTCCACTGCCGTACCAGGGTGATCAGTGCCATGATGCCGCCCTCGCCGTCGTTGTCGGCGCGCATCGCCAGCAGCACGTAGGTGACCAGGACGATGATCACGACCGACCAGAACACCAGCGACACCACCCCGTACACGTTCTGCGTGGTGACCGGGACGGGGTGCGGGTCGCTCGGGTTGAAAACGGTCTGGAGGGTGTAGATCGGGCTGGTTCCGATGTCCCCGAAGACCACACCGAGGGCACCGAT contains:
- a CDS encoding GPP34 family phosphoprotein; this encodes MGRSRRTLPEELLLLALDPATGTTAQPQSLDLGLAGAQLVELALAGRIAPDGDRIAVVVPRPTGDPTLDCALELLRRRGAPVRAVHWIGGPRLGLRQVYLSHLERCGMVAAVPGQMCGVLPTTRYQATDTAISREIRSRLDSAIRTGVPPDPRTAALAALAHAVGLGKHLYPGNEGRSSRSRLRDLIRHDPMGGLVAHAVMDVQNGAVAQPRRGPAATGRQGAAAAARSAAEPARGVPMQPHRGSMARAVAH
- a CDS encoding helix-turn-helix transcriptional regulator, translating into MASNVNPTVRRRRLGQELRRLRELKGMTAEEVAERLLVSQSKISRLENGRRSISQRDVRDLCGVYEVEDQRIVDSLMEMARDSRQQGWWHTFGDIPYSVYIGLETDAESLRVYEPQLVTGLLQTHAYAEALVQGALPETSTNEIEKRVQVRMRRQERITAENNPLRLWVVLDEAALRRVVGSKLVMREQLDHLIEMSQLPHVTVQVLPFEVGAHPGLNGQYAILEFTDAADSSVVYLEGVTSDLYLEKAQDVQKYAVMYEHLRAQSLNVEQSRQFIAKVAKDYAE
- a CDS encoding DUF397 domain-containing protein, whose product is MALIQGASETWMKSSYSAGNGACVEVKSPTAAELAVRDSKVTEGPVLAFPADAWNAFVTSVKA
- a CDS encoding MerR family transcriptional regulator, with the translated sequence MTEDGIVDDDLLTIGAFAARARLSAKALRLYDRLGLLAPAHVDDTSGYRYYRADQVERARLVALLRQLDMPLARIGEVLGAQGPEAADRLAAYWADVESRVAGQRTLAEYLRGRLSGRSSEMYEKFVIETVDVPAQVVITESRHTLADELPTWIGASLDRLTAAARECGGVTGAPFVVYHSEVSMESDGPAESCVPVADEAAARAWAAGRGRAWETAVRVEPAARLAYTRITKAQVAHPQILAAFEAVEQWMAGEGLEMAGPCREIYFADWDAAGPQDAVCDVAFPVR
- a CDS encoding glutathione peroxidase — protein: MTNVLNVEIDALTGGSADLPQYAGKAVLIVNVASKCGLTPQYTGLEKLQERYAAQGFTVLGVPCNQFLGQEPGSAEEIAEFCSATYGVTFPLTEKVEVNGAGRHPLYERLVGFADGEGHSGDIRWNFEKFLIGRDGTVVARFSPQTEPESAEVVAAIEGQLA
- a CDS encoding slipin family protein; protein product: MEGTVVAVVVVALFALLVLKSGMRVVNQVERGVVFRWGRALPHHRQPGITFLIPFADRMRKVNVQVVTMPVPTQEGITKDNVSVKVDAVVYFRVTDPVRAAIEVQDYVFAVGQVAQSSLRSIIGKSDLDDLLTDRERLHEGLALMIDSPAAEWGIHIDRVEIKDVQLPESLKRSMSRQAEAERERRARVITADGEFQAAQQLANASRIMSDTPEAMQLRLLQTVVEVAAEKNSTLVMPFPVELLRYFDRAAQKIDADVNKAAQAQSGVHEAPTQAAPAQGTPAPGAPAPAQQPQPQPQPLPQPQAWPQPQPQPQAWPQQGHVEGP
- a CDS encoding potassium transporter Kup → MADRRQGNGADDGLPPPGALEARRASAHDTARLALVIGALGVVFGDIGTSPIYTLQTVFNPSDPHPVPVTTQNVYGVVSLVFWSVVIIVLVTYVLLAMRADNDGEGGIMALITLVRQWSSRRAGRTAAVLTALGIFGASLFFGDSMITPAISVLSAVEGLKVVQPSLDSAVVPITAVIIVLLFLVQRRGTAAVGRVFGPVMIAWFVAIGACGVAGIADHPAILRALSPTYALGFLFGHFGTAFFALAAVVLAVTGAEALYADMGHFGRRAITRAWMFLVFPACILSYLGQGALILADPHNISSPFFLLAPDWGRLPMVVLATAATVIASQAVITGAYSVTSQAAQLGYLPRLRIAHTSESTIGQIYVPWINWLLMVSVLTLVFAFRSSAALAFAFGMAVTGTITITTLLFLYVARAKWGTPRWLVAIGAAVLLFVDLLFVAANMTKLVHGAWLPLLIGVTAFTVMTTWQRGRELVTAERARLEGPLPEFIEDLRSGKVSTLRIPGTAVFLNRGKQTAPLAMRANVEHNHVRHDQVVILSLKTEPVPRVPAGRRITVDDLGYTDDGIIHVTARFGYMETPDVPSTLAMLTPAQTEGPLDLDQASYFLSKIELRRGKAPTMAPWRKRLFIATSYITADAAEYFGLPRDRTVIMGSHIEV